In one Lolium rigidum isolate FL_2022 chromosome 3, APGP_CSIRO_Lrig_0.1, whole genome shotgun sequence genomic region, the following are encoded:
- the LOC124700903 gene encoding transcription factor ICE1-like: MQSRYNNSLWMQEDAGQEQGLGHQQPAATGMLPMMGQEAGPHHDQHFLAMASVGGGDFRAPAMLDEDWYFDAGAHAGGDAAARGSMAIVPASMGASGSDPSFGAGSQMFPLLNLGGTGPFDVSGFGLGRSGNVGGDFAAFLGAGKASNTAPVSLLTHGNTGFLGSFGGFGLAPPQMTEFGGLAGFDLFDTGAGDGSGSSSEAPAAPACFTAPFSGRGNAAVLQPLETFPPVGAQPTLFQKRALRRNAGEEDNEKNRMVVSTRSALSAGRDTVLDDVDEDVVSIDASGMNYDSEPEDGRGVEESARKESNANSTVTVGGGTAEGKGKRKGMPAKNLMAERRRRKKLNDRLYMLRSVVPKISKMDRASILGDAIEYLKELLQKINDLQNELEASPSTSSLPPTPTSFHPLTPTLPTLPSRLKEELCPSALPSPTGQQPSVEVRLREGRVVNIHMLCARRPGLLLSAMKAIESLGLDVQQAVISCFNGFALDVFKAEQCNDGPGLQPEEIKAVLLQSAGFHPVI; this comes from the exons ATGCAATCGCGGTATAACAATTCGCTCTGGATGCAGGAAGACGCTGGCCAAGAACAGGGCCTCGGCCACCAGCAACCGGCGGCGACCGGGATGCTGCCGATGATGGGGCAGGAGGCTGGGCCCCACCATGACCAGCACTTCCTGGCTATGGCCTCGGTGGGAGGTGGGGATTTCCGCGCTCCGGCGATGCTTGATGAGGACTGGTACTTCGACGCCGGCGCGCACGCGGGTGGCGACGCCGCCGCGCGCGGGTCCATGGCCATTGTGCCGGCGTCTATGGGTGCATCGGGTTCCGACCCCAGCTTCGGGGCAGGCTCGCAGATGTTCCCGCTCCTCAACCTAGGAGGCACCGGACCGTTCGACGTCTCTGGATTCGGCCTTGGCCGCTCCGGAAACGTTGGCGGCGATTTCGCGGCGTTTCTTGGCGCCGGGAAAGCTTCGAACACCGCGCCGGTTTCCCTGCTGACGCATGGGAACACCGGATTCCTTGGCTCCTTCGGTGGCTTCGGCCTCGCACCGCCACAAATGACGGAGTTCGGTGGCCTCGCCGGTTTCGACTTGTTCGACACCGGCGCCGGGGACGGGAGCGGCTCCTCCTCGGAGgcgcctgctgctccggcgtgcTTTACTGCTCCCTTCTCCGGGCGCGGGAACGCGGCTGTGCTGCAGCCGCTGGAGACCTTTCCGCCGGTGGGCGCGCAGCCGACGCTCTTCCAGAAGCGCGCGCTCCGGCGTAATGCCGGCGAAGAGGACAACGAGAAGAATCGTATGGTGGTGTCGACCAGGAGTGCCTTGTCCGCTGGGCGTGACACAGTACTCGACGACGTCGATGAGGACGTCGTGAGCATTGACGCGTCTGGGATGAATTACGACTCGGAGCCGGAGGACGGGAGGGGCGTCGAGGAGAGCGCCAGGAAGGAATCGAACGCCAACAGCACGGTGACCGTCGGCGGCGGCACGGCGGAAGGGAAGGGGAAGAGGAAGGGAATGCCGGCCAAGAACCTCATGGCGGAGCGCCGTCGTCGCAAGAAGCTCAATGACCGGCTCTACATGCTCCGGTCTGTCGTGCCCAAGATCAGCAAG ATGGACAGGGCTTCGATTCTTGGTGATGCAATCGAGTACCTGAAGGAGCTCCTACAAAAGATCAATGATCTTCAGAATGAGCTAGAGGCATCTCCCTCCACATCGTCACTGCCTCCAACACCCACAAGCTTCCACCCTCTGACTCCTACACTACCCACACTGCCATCCCGTCTGAAGGAAGAGCTTTGCCCGAGTGCACTGCCAAGCCCTACTGGTCAGCAACCAAGT GTTGAGGTTAGGCTTCGTGAAGGTCGTGTCGTCAACATCCACATGTTATGCGCTCGCAGGCCTGGTCTTCTGCTATCTGCCATGAAGGCAATCGAATCCCTCGGTCTGGATGTGCAGCAAGCTGTAATCAGTTGCTTCAATGGCTTTGCCTTGGATGTTTTCAAGGCCGAG CAATGCAATGATGGCCCTGGTCTTCAGCCCGAGGAAATCAAGGCAGTTCTCTTGCAATCTGCCGGGTTCCATCCCGTGATCTAG